In the Salinirubrum litoreum genome, one interval contains:
- a CDS encoding DUF7344 domain-containing protein, with protein MFDILQNRRRRYALHYLKQQETPVRIRALVEQVASWEYDTPVRELARKERHRVYVSMTQTHLPKMVDADIVSTDEDAGTVRLTEQAANLDVYLEVVPENDIDWPQFYAGVALLNVGLLSVATLNVPVISQAPDDLWMLAVTLVFLFAALVHNWFQRRNQLGTGGPPPR; from the coding sequence GTGTTCGACATCCTGCAGAACAGACGGCGGCGGTACGCCTTGCACTATCTCAAACAGCAAGAGACCCCCGTAAGGATCAGAGCACTCGTCGAACAGGTAGCCTCGTGGGAGTACGACACGCCGGTACGGGAACTGGCCAGGAAGGAACGCCATCGGGTGTACGTGTCGATGACACAGACCCACCTCCCGAAGATGGTCGACGCGGATATCGTGAGTACGGACGAGGATGCCGGAACGGTCAGGCTCACCGAGCAGGCCGCAAACCTCGACGTCTATCTCGAGGTAGTCCCCGAGAACGACATCGATTGGCCACAGTTCTACGCTGGAGTCGCGCTGCTCAACGTCGGACTCTTGAGTGTCGCGACGCTGAACGTGCCGGTCATCTCACAGGCACCGGACGATCTGTGGATGCTCGCGGTCACGTTGGTGTTTCTGTTCGCGGCACTGGTCCACAACTGGTTCCAGCGCAGGAATCAGCTAGGTACGGGAGGACCACCGCCGAGGTGA